The genome window GAGGCCGCGGAACGCTGGCCGCTTCAGGCAATCCGCATCATCCACCGCGTCGGCCGGCTGATGCCGGGGGATCGGATCGTGCTGGTGATCGCGGCTTCCGCCCATCGGGCGGCGGCCTTCGATGCCTGCGCCTTCCTGATCGACTGGTTGAAGACCCGGGCGCCGTTCTGGAAACTGGAAGAAACACCCGACGGGGAACGATGGGTGGCTGCGAAGTCGAGCGACGACGACGCCGCCCTCAGATGGCAGACGCCTTCGGACGGAAAACGGGGAGCTGCGTAGGGAACCGGCGGGGGCCGCGTGAAAGCTACAGGAACGGGGCAGGACGACGCCCGGTTCTTCCAACGGTTCGAACCGCCGCTCTCTCACGCTCCCCCCACCATCCATGGTGGCTCCCAAGGAGACCCGATCCCATGACCCGCAACAGCTTCCGCAGGACTGCCTTCGCCGCCGGCTTCGCCACCCTTCTGGCACTGCCTGGCCTTGCCATTGCGGCCCCGGGCGACGGCCCCGACGGTCAGGGCATGACGCTGGAACAGATGCAGGCGCGCACCGCCGAACGCTTCCAGAAGCTCGACACCAACCAGGACGGCCGCGTCAGCCGCGACGAGATGAAGGCCGGGCGCGCGATGATGCACGACGGCAAGGCCGGCGACGGCATGCCCGGCTGGGGCCACAAGGGGCCGCGCGGCGACCATATGGCGCGCATGGCCGACACCAATGGCGACGGCATCATCTCGCGCGATGAATTCATGGCCGGCGCCGACAAGATGTTCTCGCGGCTGGACGCCGATGGCGACGGCCAGATCACCAAGGCTGAACGCGACAGTGCCCGCGAACGGATGCGCGACTATATGCGCAACAACGGCCCGGCCGCCGACAAGCCGGCCGATGCCCCGAAGACCGGCGGGTGATCATGGTCGCATCCTCGTCGGATACCGGGGCCGCCGGGCGGCCGCATGACGAGGACGACCTCCTGCTGGCCCGCGTGGCCGCAGGCGATGCCGCCGCTTTCGGGCGGCTGGTGGACCGCCATGGCGAGCGTGCGCTCGCCGTGGCGACCCGCATGCTCGGCAGCCGTGCCGACGCCGAAGACGCCGTTCAGGATGTCTTCACCCGCCTCTGGGCGGGGGCGGCGGCGCGGTGGCGGCCGGGTGGTGCGCGCTTCGGCACCTGGCTCTGGCGGGCGGTGGCCAATCGCTGCCTGGACCAGCTGCGCCGGCCGCGCATGGGCGAACTCACCGACGCAATCGACCCGCCCGACCCGTCCCCCGGCGCGCTGGAGCGCCTGGAACGGGACCGGGTGCTCCGCCAGGTGACCGATGCGATCGAGACCCTGCCCGAACGGCAACGCATGGCGATCGCCCTGGTCTACGATGCCGGGTTGAGCGGCGCCGAGGCGGCCGAGGCGATGGGGGTCAGCGCCGGGGCGATGGAACAGCTTCTGGTCAGGGCCCGGCGCAGCCTGCGCACCGGGCTCCGGCCACTGATGGACGAAGAAGACGAGGGAGGCGCGTGATGGATATCGACAGCTTCCGGGCGTTGCTGGACGCCCATGGCGGCGATCCGGCGCGCTGGCCCGAAACCGCCCGCGACGATGCCCTGGTGCTGCTGGCGACCGAGCCGGCCGCCCGCGCGGTGCTGGACGAGGCCCGCCGGCTGGACAGCCTGATCCGCGCCGCCGCACCGGGCAGCGCGGGGGGCGGTGCCGGGCGGGATGCGGCGGCCCGCGATACCGCCTTTCTCGACCGGCTGAAGGCGATTCCGGCCGCCCGGCCGCAGATCACCGTGATCGAAGGCGGCCGGGGCATGCCCAGCCCCCAGATGCCCGCCGCCCAGCCGCTGCCATCGAGGATTGCGAGGCCTCTTGAAACCACGCGGCCGGCCAGGACGCGCGCGCGCCAGGGCAGCGGGCACAGCCCCGCCTTCGTCGCCCGGCTGGGTGGTGCCGTCGCCGCGGCCGCCCTGGTGATGGGGCTGCTGATCGGCGGCAATGGCTGGGTCGCGCCCCCGGCGCTGGCGCTGGACGGCGCCGAGGTCGATCTTGCCGCCGTGCTCTATGGCGAACAGGGCAGCCTGGAGGAAGCCCCATGACGCTGACCGGACGCCGGGCCCGCTGGGTGGTGGGCGGGCTGATCGCCAGCCTGGCGCTGAACCTGTTCGTGGCCGGCATCTTCCTGTCGGGCGTGCTGATGCGGCCCGGCGGGCACGACCGCGGCATCCACCGCCTGCTCCACGACCTGCCCGAGCCGCAGCGCGATGCGGTGAAGACGGCCTTCGAGGCCCGCCGGCCCGAGCTTCGGCAGCGGCTGATGGCGCTCAAGGATGCCCGCGGCGAGCTGAAGGCCGTGATCCGCGCCACCCCGATGGCGAGCCCCGAGGCCCTGGAAGAGGCCCTTGCCCGCGTCGCCGCCCGCGACCGCGAGATGCAGGATCTCACCTCCGATCTGATGGTCGAGGGCTGGCGCCGCGCCGCAGCCGCGCCGCGCTGATCCCCATCCGGCCCCCCTACAACGCAACGCGCCCGCTCCGGTTCCCCGGGGCGGGCGCGTTTCGTCGTTTCAGGCGCGGTTCTGGCGGGCGGCACCATCAGGCAGGGCCAGACAGGACGGCGCGGGATGGGACCGGCGACCGATCACTCCGCCGCGGCGGCGGCCCGGGCGGCACGGCCCTCGACGCGCACCAGGTCGGAATAGGCGTGCAGCAGGGTCGAGCAGGCCTCGGCCGGCTTGAAGCTGTAATCGCCGATCTGCCGGACCGGGGTGACTTCAGCGGCCGAACCGGTCAGGAAGCACTCGTCGAACTCGGCCATCTCTTCCGGGCGGATATGGCGCTCGACGATGGTATAGCCCGCCTCGCGCGCCAGACCCATCACCGTGCGGCGGGTGATGCCGTCCAGGAAGCAGTCCGGGGTCGGGGTGTGCAGTTCCTTGCCGCGGCCGAAGAAGATGTTCGCACCGGTCGCCTCGGCGACATAGCCGCGATAATCCAGCATCAGCGCATCGTCGAAGCCACGACCATCCGCCTCGCGGCGGCTCATGGTGCAGATCATGTAAAGGCCGGCGGCCTTGCTCTCGGTCGGCGCGGTGTCGGGCGCCGGACGCTTCCAGCGCGAGATCTCCAGCCGGATGCCCTTCAGCTTCTCTTCGGGCGAGAAGTAGGACGGCCATTCCCAGCAGGCGATGGCCATGTGGACCTTCGAGCCGCGGGTATAGACGCCCATCTGCTCGCTGCCGAGCCAGGCCACCGGGCGGACATAGGCGTCGGAGAGGCCGTTGGCCGCCAGAAGTTCCGCAGTTGCGGTATTCACTTCGGCCGGCGTATACGGCAGCTCGAAGCCGAGCAGTTGTGCCGAACGGGCAAGCCGCTCAGAATGCTCGTTGAGCTTGAAAACCACACCGTCATACGCCCTCTGGCCTTCGAACACGCAGCTCGCATAGTGAAGGCCGTGGTTGAGCACGTGGATGCGTGCCTCGCGCCACGGAGTGAGCTTGCCGTCGAACCAGACCCAGCCGTCGCGGTCGTCGAAGGGGATGAGTGCCATTGTCGCGCGCCTTGGCTAATTTGCGAACAAAAACTGGATGGGATGAGTAACATTCCGTTCCAACTATGTCAACATGGCTGCCGTAATGTCCAATCCGAACGCAAATCCGAATCCGCTCTTCCTCCGCGAGGAGGAGCTGAACCAGGGCATCGAACTGCTGTTCTATGGCTATCGCGACTTCACCGCCGAGCCGGACCGCATCCTGGAAAAGCACGGCCTGGGCCGTGCGCATCACCGGGCGATCTATTTCGTGGGTCGCAATCCCGGGACGACTATTACAGAATTGTTGCGCATCCTGCGCATCACCAAACAGTCCCTGAGCCGTGTTCTGAAGCAGCTGATCGATCAGGGGCTGATCGATCAGCAATCGGGGCTCCGCGATCGTCGGCAGAGACTTCTGTATCTGACCGAGACCGGCAAGGCTCTGGAACGCGAACTCTCGGGAAATCAGCGCAAGCGCATGGCCCGTGCCTATCGTGAGGCCGGCGCCGAAGCGGTCGAAGGGTTTCGCAAGGTGATGCTGGGCGTGATGGACGATCCCGAGCGCGACGGGTTCAACCGGCCATGAGCGATCACGACAGCCGGGGCGGGCCGCCAGAGGCCTGCGGCGCCGGATCGGCTGCCATGCAGCCGGCGCAGGGCGCGACCTCACCTCCCGACCCCGACGCCCCCCATATCCTGGTGGTCGACGACGACCGCCGGCTGTGCGGGCTCATCGCCCGGTTGCTGCGGGAAAGCGGCTTCATGGTCTCCACCGCCCATGACGCCGCCGAGGCCCGCGCCAAGCTCGCCATGCTGACCGTCGATCTGCTGGTGCTGGACGTGATGATGCCGGGCGAAAGCGGGCTGGACCTCACCCAGGCGCTGCGCCGCGACGGCGATCTGCCGATCCTGCTGCTGACCGCCATGGACGGGGCGGAAGATCGCATTGCAGGGCTGGAGACCGGGGCCGACGACTATCTGACCAAGCCGTTCGAGCCGCGCGAGCTGCTGGCCCGGGTGAAATCGATCCTCCGCCGATCGGTGCCGCGGGCGGCGGCGGCCGCACCGGCATTCGCCGGCGGCCTTCAGGGGGTGACGCTGCGTTTCGGCCCCTGGAGCTTCGATCTCGGCCGCCAGGAACTGCGCCGCCATGGGGAGATCGTGCATCTGACCCAGGGTGAGGCCACGCTGCTGGGCGTGCTGGCGGCCGCCCCCAACCACCCGATCAGCCGCGACGAACTGGCCGACCGGGCCCAGATCCGCGGCGGCGATCGGGCGGTGGACGTGCAGATCGTGCGGCTGCGCCGCAAGATCGAAGACGACCCGCGCAATCCGCGCCATATCCACACCCTGCGCGGCGCCGGCTATGCGCTGCGCACCGATGGCTGATCCGCCCCCCGGAGATCCTGCGTGACCCCTGTCGACCGCATCCTGAGGACCATCCTGCCCCGCTCTCTCTACGGGCGGTCCTTTCTGATGATCGTGGCGCCGCTGGTGGTGCTGCTCGGCCTGTCGACCTATCTGTTCTACAATCGCCACTGGGACAACGTCACCCGGCATATGACGCTGGCGGTCGCGGGCGACATCGCGCTGACGGTAGAGGTGCTGCGCAACTATCCCGAGGGCGAGGAACGCGATCGCCTGCTGCGTCTGATCCAGGTCTATACCGATATCCGCTTCGATTTCCGGCCGGGGGAAATCCTGCCCAATACCGGCCGGCGGACGGTGAATACCCTGCTGGAGCGGATGATGACCTCGGCGCTCGACAGCCGGGTCTACCGGCCCTTCGTGCTGGATGCGGTTTCGGACGAGAACTGGGTGATCATCGACGTGCAGCTGCAGGACGGGGTGCTGGGGGTGAAAGTCCCCCGCAAGCGCGTGACCAGCGCCACGACCTACATCTTCATCATGTGGCTGATCGGCATTTCGCTGACCCTGATGATCGTGGCCATGATCTTCCTGCGCAACCAGATGCGATCCCTGCGCCGGCTCGCCTCGGCGGCCGACAATCTGGGCAAGGGCCGCGACGATCTGGCAGGGTTCAAACCCTCGGGCGCGACCGAGGTGCGGCAGGTGGCCCATGCCTTCATCCGCATGCGTGACCGCATTCACCGGCAGGTGAACCAGCGCACCGAGATGCTGGCCGGGGTCAGTCACGACCTGCGCACCCCGCTCACCCGCATGAAGCTGCAGCTGGCCCTGATGCCGCCCTCGCCCGATGTCGCGGAGCTTGAGGCGGATGTCGAAGAGATGACCCGCATGGTCGAGGGCTATCTGGCCTTCGCCCGCGGCGAGGGCGCCGAAGAGCCGGCGGTGCTGGCCGATCTGGCCCAGCTGGTGCAGCAGGTGGTGTTCCGCGCCCGCGGCCTGTCGGACGCGCGGATCGACCTGAAGGGCGCCGATCACGCCATGGTCCTGGTCCGCACCCAGGCCTTCCGCCGCTGCCTGGGCAATGTGATCGACAATGCCATCCGCCATGCCGACCGGGTGGAAGTCACCATCCTGCCCGGGCGCCAGTCGATCCAGGTGCTGATCGATGATGACGGCCCGGGCATTCCGGCCGATCTGCGTGTCGAGGCCTTCCGCCCCTTCCGGCGGCTGGACGACGTGGAGCCCACGGCCGAGGCCGGAACCGGCCTCGCCTCGGGCATCACCGGTGTCGGGCTCGGCCTCGCCATCGCCCGCGACGTGATGCGCGGTCATGGCGGCGATATCCGGCTGGAAGACAGCCCCCTCGGCGGGCTCAGGGTCGTGCTCGACCTGCCGGTCTGATCCTCACTTGCGGACCCAGGTTTCGGTGCCCTTGGACCCCTTGTCCTTATAGCGCCACCAGCGGGTGACGATCGACCCGTCGGGCCGGATGGTGCCGATCGAAATGCTGTTCTTGCCCTCGGCCATCGATGCGAACGAGAAGGTGTCGCCGGTGACCTGGCCGACGCCGGTATAGGCGCCGCCGTCATAGACGATCTCATAGGCGCCCGACGGGGCCTTGGTCACGACCACCTCGCCGGCGCCGTCATAGGCGCTGCCGTCGGTGTCGGTGCCGGTATAGGTGTAGCGGCCGGCGATGGAGCTTTCGGCCCGGGCCGCGGAATACGGGCCGGATGCGGCAAGGGACAGGGCGACCATCATGCCCAAGGCGAGGCTGCGAAGCATGGAAGACCTCGGATGCTGACAAGACCGGCTCTGCGGCCGGCCCGGGACAGTATCCGCGCGGCCCCGGGCGGCTGACGCAGGCCGGCCGCTGGCCGGTAAACCGCGGTTTATGGGTGGTGATGCTCAGCCATATGCCGCGGTCTCGTCCTCGTGCACCACCCGATCACGGCCGCTTTCCTTGGCGGTGTAGAGGCTGCGAT of Tistrella mobilis contains these proteins:
- a CDS encoding EF-hand domain-containing protein is translated as MTRNSFRRTAFAAGFATLLALPGLAIAAPGDGPDGQGMTLEQMQARTAERFQKLDTNQDGRVSRDEMKAGRAMMHDGKAGDGMPGWGHKGPRGDHMARMADTNGDGIISRDEFMAGADKMFSRLDADGDGQITKAERDSARERMRDYMRNNGPAADKPADAPKTGG
- a CDS encoding ATP-binding protein, encoding MTPVDRILRTILPRSLYGRSFLMIVAPLVVLLGLSTYLFYNRHWDNVTRHMTLAVAGDIALTVEVLRNYPEGEERDRLLRLIQVYTDIRFDFRPGEILPNTGRRTVNTLLERMMTSALDSRVYRPFVLDAVSDENWVIIDVQLQDGVLGVKVPRKRVTSATTYIFIMWLIGISLTLMIVAMIFLRNQMRSLRRLASAADNLGKGRDDLAGFKPSGATEVRQVAHAFIRMRDRIHRQVNQRTEMLAGVSHDLRTPLTRMKLQLALMPPSPDVAELEADVEEMTRMVEGYLAFARGEGAEEPAVLADLAQLVQQVVFRARGLSDARIDLKGADHAMVLVRTQAFRRCLGNVIDNAIRHADRVEVTILPGRQSIQVLIDDDGPGIPADLRVEAFRPFRRLDDVEPTAEAGTGLASGITGVGLGLAIARDVMRGHGGDIRLEDSPLGGLRVVLDLPV
- a CDS encoding MarR family winged helix-turn-helix transcriptional regulator, translating into MSNPNANPNPLFLREEELNQGIELLFYGYRDFTAEPDRILEKHGLGRAHHRAIYFVGRNPGTTITELLRILRITKQSLSRVLKQLIDQGLIDQQSGLRDRRQRLLYLTETGKALERELSGNQRKRMARAYREAGAEAVEGFRKVMLGVMDDPERDGFNRP
- a CDS encoding sigma-70 family RNA polymerase sigma factor, with protein sequence MVASSSDTGAAGRPHDEDDLLLARVAAGDAAAFGRLVDRHGERALAVATRMLGSRADAEDAVQDVFTRLWAGAAARWRPGGARFGTWLWRAVANRCLDQLRRPRMGELTDAIDPPDPSPGALERLERDRVLRQVTDAIETLPERQRMAIALVYDAGLSGAEAAEAMGVSAGAMEQLLVRARRSLRTGLRPLMDEEDEGGA
- a CDS encoding branched-chain amino acid aminotransferase, producing MALIPFDDRDGWVWFDGKLTPWREARIHVLNHGLHYASCVFEGQRAYDGVVFKLNEHSERLARSAQLLGFELPYTPAEVNTATAELLAANGLSDAYVRPVAWLGSEQMGVYTRGSKVHMAIACWEWPSYFSPEEKLKGIRLEISRWKRPAPDTAPTESKAAGLYMICTMSRREADGRGFDDALMLDYRGYVAEATGANIFFGRGKELHTPTPDCFLDGITRRTVMGLAREAGYTIVERHIRPEEMAEFDECFLTGSAAEVTPVRQIGDYSFKPAEACSTLLHAYSDLVRVEGRAARAAAAAE
- a CDS encoding periplasmic heavy metal sensor, with the protein product MTLTGRRARWVVGGLIASLALNLFVAGIFLSGVLMRPGGHDRGIHRLLHDLPEPQRDAVKTAFEARRPELRQRLMALKDARGELKAVIRATPMASPEALEEALARVAARDREMQDLTSDLMVEGWRRAAAAPR
- a CDS encoding response regulator transcription factor; translation: MQPAQGATSPPDPDAPHILVVDDDRRLCGLIARLLRESGFMVSTAHDAAEARAKLAMLTVDLLVLDVMMPGESGLDLTQALRRDGDLPILLLTAMDGAEDRIAGLETGADDYLTKPFEPRELLARVKSILRRSVPRAAAAAPAFAGGLQGVTLRFGPWSFDLGRQELRRHGEIVHLTQGEATLLGVLAAAPNHPISRDELADRAQIRGGDRAVDVQIVRLRRKIEDDPRNPRHIHTLRGAGYALRTDG